The Aminipila terrae nucleotide sequence GGCATTCTCGCCTTATGTGTGCTTTCACCCTGGATCTTAACTCTGACAGACTAAAAGGTTTTTTTATGTAATCATCTGCACCTGCTGCAAACCCTTCAATCAAATCAGTTTCCATAGTTCTGGCAGTTATAAAAATAATCGGGCAGTCTACGTTATTGCGAATATCTTTACAAAAAGTAAAACCATCTGCCTTTGGCATCATAACATCCAGTAAAATTAAATCATAGGTTAAGATATTTTTCATATCTATATCTTCAAGAGAATTTAAAGTATCAACTTTATGATTATCTTTTTTAAGGGAATTTCTTATTATCTCTAATATTTCATTATCATCATCAATTGCAAGTATATTAGCCAATCTTCCGGCCCCTTTCTATGTTACTTATTGTTATTCTGACTTATATCTCTGCCCCTGCCAGTTTTTACTCCATATAACA carries:
- a CDS encoding response regulator transcription factor; amino-acid sequence: MANILAIDDDNEILEIIRNSLKKDNHKVDTLNSLEDIDMKNILTYDLILLDVMMPKADGFTFCKDIRNNVDCPIIFITARTMETDLIEGFAAGADDYIKKPFSLSELRSRVKAHIRRECREYHQRILSEGFRFDISEKQVYLHDNLIRLTKSEYEICEFLIRNKGQVFSLEQILERVFGFNSESDGSAIREHIKNIRAKLSKKGVNPIETVWGIGYKWN